A genome region from Drosophila simulans strain w501 chromosome 2R, Prin_Dsim_3.1, whole genome shotgun sequence includes the following:
- the LOC6733424 gene encoding protein GDAP2 homolog isoform X1: protein MRLDTNSNVDFKAFESSSSSCPVKLDNLATWGGSQKTDTRLPITDYSNLGGPRHNHSPFPLCKDVNNRFVIWDGDMTTLEVDAITNTSDETLTESNSISERIFAVAGNQLREELSTTVKECRTGDVRITRGYNLPAKYVLHTVAPAYREKFKTAAENTLHCCYRNVLCKAKELNLHTIALCNISAHQKSFPADVAAHIALRTIRRYLDKCTLQVVILCVGSSERGTYEVLAPLYFPRDQLEERSALWQLPKDIGGEFGEPQHPDPDRQIRIIRNPQHSVHMRHRLADDDSDVSPHDMEGNSSDLECGARDMNGLSLNSYSSGLQAQLQRDLDRQHLLSDRPRTGVYENVISEGVEGIEHQERYERLLRRAQVEDLTEVSGIGCLYQSGVDRLGRPVIVFCGKWFPAQNIDLEKALLYLIKLLDPIVKGDYVISYFHTLTSTNNYPSLHWLREVYSVLPYKYKKNLKAFYIVHPTFWTKMMTWWFTTFMAPAIKAKVHSLPGVEHLYSAITKDQLEIPAYITEYDMATNGLHYFNPVPTAS from the exons ATGCGTCTCGACACGAACTCAAATGTGGACTTCAAAGCATTCGAATCCAGCTCAAGCTCATGT CCTGTCAAATTGGATAACCTGGCCACCTGGGGTGGCTCACAGAAAACAGACACACGACTGCCGATCACGGACTACTCCAACCTGGGCGGACCCCGGCACAATCATAGTCCATTTCCACTCTGCAAAGATGTCAACAATCGCTTCGTAATCTG GGATGGGGACATGACCACTCTGGAGGTGGACGCCATCACAAACACCAGCGATGAGACTCTGACTGAAAGCAATAGCATATCGGAGCGCATCTTCGCAGTGGCTGGTAACCAGCTGCGCGAGGAGCTGAGCACCACGGTTAAGG AATGCCGCACTGGGGATGTGCGCATCACGCGTGGATACAATCTGCCCGCCAAGTACGTGCTGCATACAGTGGCACCTGCCTACAGGGAAAAGTTCAAGACGGCCGCCGAAAATACGCTGCACTGCTGCTACAG AAATGTCCTGTGCAAGGCGAAGGAACTAAACCTGCACACCATCGCCCTGTGCAACATCAGTGCCCACCAGAAAAGCTTTCCCGCGGACGTGGCAGCCCACATTGCCCTGC GTACCATTCGCCGCTATCTGGACAAGTGCACCCTGCAGGTTGTGATATTGTGCGTGGGCAGCAGCGAGCGCGGCACCTACGAGGTCCTGGCCCCACTGTACTTCCCCAGGGATCAGCTGGAGGAGCGCAGTGCCCTGTGGCAGCTGCCCAAGGATATTGGCGGCGAGTTCGGGGAGCCGCAACATCCGGATCCCGATCGCCAGATACGCATCATCCGCAATCCGCAGCACAGTGTCCACATGCGTCACCGTTTAG CCGACGACGATTCAGACGTGAGTCCACACGACATGGAGGGCAATAGCTCGGATCTGGAGTGCGGAGCTCGGGATATGAACGGTCTCAGCCTGAACTCGTACAGCAGCGGATTGCAGGCTCAGCTTCAG CGCGATCTGGACCGGCAGCATCTGCTCAGTGATCGACCACGCACCGGAGTTTACGAGAATGTCATTTCCGAGGGAGTCGAGGGCATTGAGCACCAGGAAAG ATACGAGCGCCTCCTGCGTCGCGCCCAAGTAGAGGATTTGACGGAGGTGTCCGGCATCGGCTGCCTTTACCAGAGCGGCGTGGACCGCCTGGGTCGGCCTGTGATTGTGTTCTGCGGCAAATGGTTCCCCGCCCAGAACATTGACCTGGAAAAG GCCTTGCTATATCTGATTAAGCTACTGGATCCCATCGTTAAAGGAGACTATGTCATCTCGTACTTCCACACGCTGACATCCACGAACAACTATCCATCGCTGCACTGGCTGCGTGAGGTCTACAGTGTGTTGCCTTACAA GTACAAGAAGAACCTGAAGGCCTTCTATATCGTGCACCCCACTTTCTGGACTAAGATGATGACCTGGTGGTTCACCACGTTCATGGCGCCGGCCATCAAGGCCAAGGTGCACTCGCTTCCGGGTGTGGAGCACCTGTACTCGGCCATCACCAAGGATCAGCTGGAAATTCCCGCCTACATCACCGAGTACGACATGGCG ACCAATGGCCTGCATTACTTCAATCCTGTGCCGACTGCCTCGTAG
- the LOC6733421 gene encoding diacylglycerol O-acyltransferase 2 yields the protein MKIEWAPIGVPMERRRQTFAMAFLILSFMVLSFGSYFFVAAVLYYGSLLWRTIMVIYLVYVYANHRRTHSIMDGNGWKISRNNWLFRHYRDYFPVQLVKTAELPPNKNYILASFPHGILGTGISINMGLDISKWLKLFPQVRPKVATLDQNFLTPIVRGLLRSWGLVSVSKDALVYLLTKSNDPKHKDNRDGFTSNAVAILVGGAQEALDSHPGKYILTLKNRKGFVKMAIRTGSSIVPTFSFGEVDILDQVANPPNSRVRRFQDFVKRITGISPLIPVGRGIFNYSFGFLPNRRRIVQVVGAPIDVVQSDQPDAAYVDKIHKQVIEDLEKMFAKYKDQYIPNSKQDKLIIH from the exons ATGAAAATCGAATGGGCTCCCATAGGGGTTCCCATGGAACGGCGTCGCCAGACGTTTGCTATGGCCTTCCTCATCCTCTCCTTTATGGTACTCTCCTTTGGATCTTATTTCTTCGTTGCTGCCGTGCTG TACTATGGAAGCCTTCTGTGGCGCACCATTATGGTCATTTATTTGGTCTATGTCTATGCGAATCACAGGAGAACCCACTCCATTATGGATGGTAATGG CTGGAAGATTAGCCGCAACAATTGGCTGTTTCGACACTATCGGGACTACTTTCCCGTGCAGCTGGTCAAAACCGCAGAGCTGCCGCCGAATAAGAACTACATTTTGGCCAGTTTTCCGCATGGAATTTTGGG GACCGGCATTTCCATCAACATGGGTCTGGACATCTCCAAGTGGCTGAAACTGTTCCCGCAGGTGAGGCCCAAGGTGGCCACTTTGGATCAAAACTTCCTGACACCCATCGTGCGTGGTCTCCTGAGATCTTGGGGCCTGGTGTCGGTTTCCAAGGATGCCTTAGTTTACCTGCTAACCAAATCAAACGATCCCAAGCACAAGGACAATCGGGATGGGTTCACCTCCAATGCGGTGGCTATTCTGGTGGGTGGTGCCCAGGAGGCACTGGACTCGCACCCcggcaaatatatattgacACTGAAGAACCGCAAGGGATTCGTTAAAATGGCCATTAGAACAGG GTCTTCGATTGTGCCCACGTTTTCCTTTGGCGAAGTGGACATTCTGGATCAGGTGGCCAATCCACCGAACTCTCGAGTTCGTCGCTTCCAAGACTTTGTAAAGAGGATTACGGGGATATCTCCGCTGATTCCCGTTGGCCGGGGCATCTTTAATTACTCCTTTGGCTTTCTGCCCAACCGTCGACGCATTGTCCAAGTTG tTGGCGCTCCCATCGACGTCGTTCAGAGCGATCAACCAGACGCAGCATATGTGGATAAGATACACAAACAGGTCATTGAGGACCTGGAGAAGATGTTTGCCAAGTACAAGGATCAGTACATACCGAACTCTAAGCAGGACAAGCTGATTATACACTAG
- the LOC6739303 gene encoding 2-acylglycerol O-acyltransferase 2: MTIEWAPLWVPLERRLQTLVTSFFTYTFFTLPISSCLAVVILLYYGEMFVRSLLLIYFVKIYLDYKRNYGIMEGNGWLFYRSNRRYRNYFPVELVKTAELPPNRNYIVASFPHGILGTGTCINMSLDIGNWLSLFPQVRPKIATLDHHFKTPFLRDIVRWWGMVSVSKESLAYLLSKSNDPKHRDNLDGFTSNAVAVLVGGAKEAMDSHPGQYILTLKNRKGFVKMAVRTGSSIVPSLSFGEVDIFDQVANPPDSSLRRFQNVVKKFTGISPLLPKGRGIFNYNYGILPHRRRIVQVVGSPIDVEKCETPDPEYVDKIHGQVIDALERMFDEYKEKYTPNSKQNKLIIQ; the protein is encoded by the exons ATGACAATCGAATGGGCTCCTCTCTGGGTTCCGCTGGAACGGCGGCTCCAGACCCTGGTTACGTCGTTCTTCACCTATACCTTCTTTACGCTGCCCATCTCGTCCTGCCTCGCCGTCGTTATCCTGCTG TACTACGGCGAAATGTTTGTGCGTAGTCTGCTTCTTATctattttgtaaaaatttatTTGGACTATAAAAGAAATTACGGCATTATGGAAGGTAATGG CTGGTTATTCTACCGCAGTAATCGAAGATATCGAAACTATTTCCCCGTCGAACTTGTGAAAACCGCGGAGCTGCCTCCCAACAGAAACTATATCGTAGCAAGCTTCCCACACGGAATACTTGG AACTGGAACTTGCATTAACATGAGCCTGGACATCGGCAACTGGCTATCCCTTTTCCCGCAAGTTCGACCCAAGATCGCCACCCTGGATCATCACTTCAAGACGCCTTTTCTGCGGGACATAGTGCGCTGGTGGGGCATGGTATCGGTTTCCAAGGAATCCCTGGCCTATTTACTCAGCAAGTCAAATGATCCCAAGCACAGGGATAACTTGGATGGTTTCACATCCAATGCGGTGGCCGTACTTGTTGGTGGCGCCAAGGAAGCCATGGACTCGCATCCGGGACAATACATTTTAACCTTGAAGAATAGGAAGGGTTTCGTCAAAATGGCTGTTCGAACCGG GTCGTCGATTGTGCCCTCGTTGTCCTTTGGCGAGGTGGACATATTTGATCAGGTGGCAAATCCTCCGGACTCCTCGCTGCGTCGCTTCCAGAATGTGGTCAAGAAATTCACAGGCATTTCACCGCTTCTTCCCAAGGGTCGCGGTATCTTCAACTACAACTATGGCATTTTGCCCCATCGACGACGTATTGTCCAAGTTG TTGGTTCCCCCATCGATGTGGAAAAATGCGAGACGCCCGATCCCGAATATGTGGACAAGATCCATGGGCAGGTGATAGACGCGCTGGAGAGGATGTTCGATGAATACAAAGAGAAGTACACTCCAAACTCAAAGCAGAACAAACTGATAATACAGTGA
- the LOC6733424 gene encoding protein GDAP2 homolog isoform X4 has translation MTMLEGMTSIDLGSSPMQETTGDMNDVLPDELMESPEERYERLLRRAQVEDLTEVSGIGCLYQSGVDRLGRPVIVFCGKWFPAQNIDLEKALLYLIKLLDPIVKGDYVISYFHTLTSTNNYPSLHWLREVYSVLPYKYKKNLKAFYIVHPTFWTKMMTWWFTTFMAPAIKAKVHSLPGVEHLYSAITKDQLEIPAYITEYDMATNGLHYFNPVPTAS, from the exons ATGACAATGCTAGAAGGCATGACGTCGATTGACCTGGGCTCCAGTCCCATGCAAGAAACCACGGGCGACATGAACGACGTCCTCCCCGATGAGCTCATGGAGTCGCCGGAGGAAAG ATACGAGCGCCTCCTGCGTCGCGCCCAAGTAGAGGATTTGACGGAGGTGTCCGGCATCGGCTGCCTTTACCAGAGCGGCGTGGACCGCCTGGGTCGGCCTGTGATTGTGTTCTGCGGCAAATGGTTCCCCGCCCAGAACATTGACCTGGAAAAG GCCTTGCTATATCTGATTAAGCTACTGGATCCCATCGTTAAAGGAGACTATGTCATCTCGTACTTCCACACGCTGACATCCACGAACAACTATCCATCGCTGCACTGGCTGCGTGAGGTCTACAGTGTGTTGCCTTACAA GTACAAGAAGAACCTGAAGGCCTTCTATATCGTGCACCCCACTTTCTGGACTAAGATGATGACCTGGTGGTTCACCACGTTCATGGCGCCGGCCATCAAGGCCAAGGTGCACTCGCTTCCGGGTGTGGAGCACCTGTACTCGGCCATCACCAAGGATCAGCTGGAAATTCCCGCCTACATCACCGAGTACGACATGGCG ACCAATGGCCTGCATTACTTCAATCCTGTGCCGACTGCCTCGTAG
- the LOC6733424 gene encoding protein GDAP2 homolog isoform X2, producing the protein MINNSFEFSSDDDSDVSPHDMEGNSSDLECGARDMNGLSLNSYSSGLQAQLQRDLDRQHLLSDRPRTGVYENVISEGVEGIEHQERYERLLRRAQVEDLTEVSGIGCLYQSGVDRLGRPVIVFCGKWFPAQNIDLEKALLYLIKLLDPIVKGDYVISYFHTLTSTNNYPSLHWLREVYSVLPYKYKKNLKAFYIVHPTFWTKMMTWWFTTFMAPAIKAKVHSLPGVEHLYSAITKDQLEIPAYITEYDMATNGLHYFNPVPTAS; encoded by the exons ATGATAAACAACTCGTTTGAGTTCTCGT CCGACGACGATTCAGACGTGAGTCCACACGACATGGAGGGCAATAGCTCGGATCTGGAGTGCGGAGCTCGGGATATGAACGGTCTCAGCCTGAACTCGTACAGCAGCGGATTGCAGGCTCAGCTTCAG CGCGATCTGGACCGGCAGCATCTGCTCAGTGATCGACCACGCACCGGAGTTTACGAGAATGTCATTTCCGAGGGAGTCGAGGGCATTGAGCACCAGGAAAG ATACGAGCGCCTCCTGCGTCGCGCCCAAGTAGAGGATTTGACGGAGGTGTCCGGCATCGGCTGCCTTTACCAGAGCGGCGTGGACCGCCTGGGTCGGCCTGTGATTGTGTTCTGCGGCAAATGGTTCCCCGCCCAGAACATTGACCTGGAAAAG GCCTTGCTATATCTGATTAAGCTACTGGATCCCATCGTTAAAGGAGACTATGTCATCTCGTACTTCCACACGCTGACATCCACGAACAACTATCCATCGCTGCACTGGCTGCGTGAGGTCTACAGTGTGTTGCCTTACAA GTACAAGAAGAACCTGAAGGCCTTCTATATCGTGCACCCCACTTTCTGGACTAAGATGATGACCTGGTGGTTCACCACGTTCATGGCGCCGGCCATCAAGGCCAAGGTGCACTCGCTTCCGGGTGTGGAGCACCTGTACTCGGCCATCACCAAGGATCAGCTGGAAATTCCCGCCTACATCACCGAGTACGACATGGCG ACCAATGGCCTGCATTACTTCAATCCTGTGCCGACTGCCTCGTAG
- the LOC6733422 gene encoding diacylglycerol O-acyltransferase 2 — protein sequence MKIEWAPLRVPLERRMQILVTAFFTSMLLILLSVSFLLVAGSLIYGGLLVRSLMVTYLAYVFVHHKKTQSVVDGNGWMITRTNPLHRHYRDYFPVELVKTAELPATKNYILASFPHGILGTGIGINMGLEISKWLELFPQVRPKLGTLDQHFHVPFMREVLRCWGLVSVSKEALIRMLSKSNDPKHKDNRDGFTSNAVAILVGGAQEAMDSHPGQYILTLKNRKGFVRMAIRTGSSIVPSFSFGEVDIFDQVANPPNSLLRRFQDFVKKLTGVSPLIPVGRGFFNYTFGFLPFRRRIVQVVGAPIDVVKSEHPDSEYVDKVHGQVIEAVEKLFDQYKDKYLENSKSATLVVH from the exons ATGAAAATCGAGTGGGCACCACTGCGGGTTCCTCTGGAACGCCGAATGCAGATACTGGTCACGGCCTTTTTCACCTCCATGCTTTTGATACTATTGTCAGTTTCCTTCCTTTTGGTAGCTGGATCACTG ATCTATGGAGGTCTTTTGGTGCGCAGCCTGATGGTAACTTACTTGGCCTACGTCTTTGTGCACCACAAGAAAACCCAATCCGTTGTGGATGGCAATGG CTGGATGATAACACGCACCAACCCTTTGCATCGCCACTATCGCGATTACTTTCCCGTGGAGCTGGTGAAAACAGCCGAACTGCCAGCTACTAAGAACTacatcttggccagctttcCCCACGGAATTCTGGG CACAGGCATTGGCATTAACATGGGCTTGGAAATCTCCAAGTGGCTGGAGCTATTCCCCCAAGTGCGTCCCAAACTGGGCACTCTGGATCAGCATTTCCATGTTCCGTTCATGCGTGAGGTCCTCCGCTGCTGGGGTCTGGTGTCAGTGTCCAAGGAGGCGCTGATCCGCATGCTCAGCAAGTCAAATGATCCCAAGCACAAGGACAATCGGGATGGATTCACCTCCAATGCGGTGGCCATTCTGGTTGGTGGGGCGCAGGAAGCCATGGACTCTCATCCTGGACAGTACATTTTAACCTTGAAAAATAGAAAGGGTTTCGTGCGAATGGCCATTCGAACGGG CTCATCCATTGTTCCTTCATTTTCCTTCGGAGAGGTGGACATTTTCGATCAGGTGGCCAATCCCCCCAACTCGCTGCTCCGCCGGTTTCAGGACTTTGTAAAGAAGCTGACCGGAGTTTCTCCGCTGATTCCTGTGGGCCGCGGGTTCTTTAACTACACCTTTGGCTTCCTGCCATTCCGAAGACGCATTGTCCAAGTTG TTGGTGCTCCCATCGATGTTGTAAAGAGCGAGCACCCAGACTCGGAGTATGTGGACAAAGTTCATGGACAGGTCATTGAGGCGGTGGAGAAGTTATTCGATCAGTACAAAGACAAGTACTTGGAGAATTCGAAGAGTGCCACTTTAGTTGTTCACTAG
- the LOC6733424 gene encoding protein GDAP2 homolog isoform X3, translated as MEGNSSDLECGARDMNGLSLNSYSSGLQAQLQRDLDRQHLLSDRPRTGVYENVISEGVEGIEHQERYERLLRRAQVEDLTEVSGIGCLYQSGVDRLGRPVIVFCGKWFPAQNIDLEKALLYLIKLLDPIVKGDYVISYFHTLTSTNNYPSLHWLREVYSVLPYKYKKNLKAFYIVHPTFWTKMMTWWFTTFMAPAIKAKVHSLPGVEHLYSAITKDQLEIPAYITEYDMATNGLHYFNPVPTAS; from the exons ATGGAGGGCAATAGCTCGGATCTGGAGTGCGGAGCTCGGGATATGAACGGTCTCAGCCTGAACTCGTACAGCAGCGGATTGCAGGCTCAGCTTCAG CGCGATCTGGACCGGCAGCATCTGCTCAGTGATCGACCACGCACCGGAGTTTACGAGAATGTCATTTCCGAGGGAGTCGAGGGCATTGAGCACCAGGAAAG ATACGAGCGCCTCCTGCGTCGCGCCCAAGTAGAGGATTTGACGGAGGTGTCCGGCATCGGCTGCCTTTACCAGAGCGGCGTGGACCGCCTGGGTCGGCCTGTGATTGTGTTCTGCGGCAAATGGTTCCCCGCCCAGAACATTGACCTGGAAAAG GCCTTGCTATATCTGATTAAGCTACTGGATCCCATCGTTAAAGGAGACTATGTCATCTCGTACTTCCACACGCTGACATCCACGAACAACTATCCATCGCTGCACTGGCTGCGTGAGGTCTACAGTGTGTTGCCTTACAA GTACAAGAAGAACCTGAAGGCCTTCTATATCGTGCACCCCACTTTCTGGACTAAGATGATGACCTGGTGGTTCACCACGTTCATGGCGCCGGCCATCAAGGCCAAGGTGCACTCGCTTCCGGGTGTGGAGCACCTGTACTCGGCCATCACCAAGGATCAGCTGGAAATTCCCGCCTACATCACCGAGTACGACATGGCG ACCAATGGCCTGCATTACTTCAATCCTGTGCCGACTGCCTCGTAG